In Panicum virgatum strain AP13 chromosome 4N, P.virgatum_v5, whole genome shotgun sequence, a single window of DNA contains:
- the LOC120670630 gene encoding probable receptor-like protein kinase At5g20050: MEGKTAKILAGAAAAVLVALELSLFLCFRLSRPFYLSTAVILSVVLAGTVAALLCHALSPQGRAERMARRPVLDAGDEVSVRVEYSFFRKVAGLPSRFSLEALAAATDDFQCVVGRGSSGTVFKGILDDGTAVAVKRIDGSAYADKEFRAEVSAIGSVQHVSLVRLLGFCLVRNGPRFLVYEFMENGSLDKWIFPQPGGGGGGRCLTWVQRYQVAVDVAKALAYLHHDCRAKVVHLDVKPENILLDDRRRGMLSDFGLSALMGKEQSRVVTTVRGTTGYLAPEWLLGAGVTERSDVYSYGMVLMEMLGGRRNLQAEPGPGGSRRWTYFPKLVADKAREGRVMEVLDRRLAPSSVDEAGVRRLAHVALWCAQEKAGARPTMARVVEMLEARSGEAVEQPPPSDMIVLDLLALDSAGHAHRGGGPFELPATLPPGSAGTVSSVASMSDSFALSYLSGR; this comes from the coding sequence ATGGAGGGCAAGACAGCCAAGatcctcgccggcgcggcggccgccgtgctGGTGGCCCTCGAGCTCTCCCTGTTCCTCTGCTTCCGCCTGTCGAGGCCGTTCTACCTCTCGACGGCGGTCATCCTGTCGGTCGTGCTGGCGGGCACTGTGGCGGCGCTGCTGTGCCACGCGCTGAGCCCCCAGGGGCGGGCCGAGCGCATGGCGCGTCGGCCGGTGCtggacgccggcgacgaggtgTCAGTGCGCGTGGAGTACAGCTTCTTCCGCAAGGTCGCCGGGCTGCCCAGCCGGTTCTCGCTGGAggcgctcgccgcggccacggACGACTTCCAGTGCGTGGTCGGGCGGGGCTCGTCGGGGACGGTGTTCAAGGGCATCCTCGACGACggcacggcggtggcggtgaagcGGATCGACGGGTCGGCGTACGCGGACAAGGAGTTCCGGGCGGAGGTGTCGGCCATCGGCAGCGTACAGCACGTGAGCCTGGTCCGCCTCCTCGGCTTCTGCCTCGTCCGGAACGGCCCGCGCTTCCTCGTGTACGAGTTCATGGAGAACGGGTCTCTGGACAAGTGGATCTTCCcgcagcccggcggcggcggcggcgggcggtgcctGACGTGGGTGCAGCGGTACCAGGTCGCCGTGGACGTGGCGAAGGCGCTGGCGTACCTGCACCACGACTGCCGCGCCAAGGTGGTGCACCTGGACGTGAAACCGGAGAACATCCTCCTCGACGACCGCCGCCGGGGGATGCTCTCCGACTTCGGGCTGTCGGCGCTGATGGGGAAGGAGCAGAGCCGGGTGGTGACCACGGTGCGCGGCACGACGGGGTACCTGGCGCCGGAGTGGCTGCTGGGCGCCGGCGTGACCGAGAGGTCCGACGTGTACAGCTACGGGATGGTGCTGATGGAGATGCTTGGCGGGCGGCGGAACCTGCAGGCGGAGCCTGGCCCCGGCGGGTCACGGCGGTGGACGTACTTCCCGAAGCTCGTCGCCGACAAGGCGCGGGAGGGGCGCGTGATGGAGGTGCTGGACCGGCGGCTCGCGCCGTCCTCGGTGGACGAGGCGGGGGTGCGGCGGCTGGCGCACGTGGCGCTGTGGTGCGCGCAGGAGAAGGCCGGAGCGCGGCCGACGATGGCGCGCGTGGTGGAGATGCTGGAGGCCAGGAGCGGCGAGGCCGtggagcagccgccgccgtcggacaTGATCGTGCTCGACCTGCTCGCGCTCGACTCCGCGGGGCACgcacaccgcggcggcggcccgttcGAGCTGCCCGCCACGCTGCCGCCGGGCTCGGCGGGGACGGTGTCGTCGGTGGCGAGCATGAGCGATTCGTTCGCGCTCTCCTACCTGTCCGGGCGGTAG
- the LOC120670631 gene encoding putative cytochrome c oxidase subunit 5b-like produces MWKRATCLLLRHHRFALAPQSPAVSAAAAPGLCRAPAPLFFSTLDAAGKRTRVEDVMPIATGLEREEIEAELQGKKRFDMDAPVGPFGTKEAPAVIQSYYNKRIVGCPGGEGEDEHDVVWFWLEKGKPHECTVCTQYFMLDVIGGGSPDGHDDDDHHH; encoded by the exons ATGTGGAAGCGCGCcacctgcctcctcctccgccaccaccgcttCGCCCTGGCCCCCCAATCCCCGGcggtctccgccgccgccgcgcctggaCTCTgccgggcgccggcgcccctcTTCTTCTCCACTCTTG ATGCGGCTGGTAAGAGGACGAGGGTGGAAGACGTGATGCCGATCGCCACGGGGCTCGAGCGCGAGGAGAtcgaggccgagctccag GGAAAGAAGAGATTCGACATGGACGCGCCCGTCGGTCCCTTTGGCACCAAG GAAGCTCCTGCTGTGATTCAGTCATACTACAACAAAAGGATTGTTGGTTGCcctggtggtgaaggag AAGATGAGCATGATGTGGTGTGGTTTTGGTTGGAGAAAGGCAAACCACATGAATGCACAGTCTGTACTCAATATTTCATG CTTGATGTGATTGGAGGAGGATCCCCTGATGGACATGATGACGATGATCACCACCATTAA